Proteins found in one Maridesulfovibrio sp. genomic segment:
- a CDS encoding ATP-binding cassette domain-containing protein, with translation MSAKLVSMKELSLTLDRGPVLEGINWDIREGEHWAVLGPNGAGKTTLMMILAGEVWPDNDACREFFVEGEMTCSPLEPLERYRMISPEHQDIFEKLAWDVTGEEVVLAGKDNTPFLYRLADEDEYVRVRDFMENLGMLDLAKRSMVKMSRGEGRKILIARALMAEPEVIILDEFLEGVDQQSRQQLMRAIDTAAANGTTIICSAHRKEELPSCINRTLYIRDGKIDLCRDGKGHEVACAADQEFKRTPPEVNSIEPGRNLFRLTDSSVVFLGKTVLHNIDWHMTGGENWAVLGRNGAGKSTLLRLLYGDAAAYAAEEEMERLPERGDNLRSVRGRMGMVSASMQASFGEAVGRPIPIFDLVISGFFASAGILDEISDEMREKTWEWMRFFGIEDLAERPMEQVSYGQLRKAFIARALIAGPDVLLLDEPLAGVDEESRREIYQLLELLAKAGVAMVYVSHHREELIPSISHVLEIADGRVAFRGTKEDYFKLDA, from the coding sequence ATGAGCGCTAAATTGGTTTCCATGAAGGAACTTTCACTTACCCTGGACCGGGGTCCGGTTCTTGAAGGGATAAACTGGGATATCCGTGAGGGGGAGCATTGGGCTGTCCTTGGACCGAACGGCGCGGGTAAGACAACGCTGATGATGATTCTGGCCGGGGAAGTCTGGCCGGATAATGATGCCTGCCGCGAGTTCTTTGTAGAAGGTGAAATGACCTGCAGTCCGCTGGAACCTTTGGAACGTTACCGCATGATTTCTCCTGAGCATCAGGATATTTTTGAAAAGCTGGCCTGGGATGTCACCGGTGAGGAAGTGGTCCTTGCCGGAAAAGACAACACCCCTTTCCTGTATCGTCTGGCTGATGAGGACGAATATGTCCGGGTTCGGGATTTTATGGAAAATCTGGGCATGCTTGATCTTGCCAAACGCAGCATGGTCAAGATGTCACGCGGGGAAGGGCGGAAGATTCTGATAGCCCGCGCGCTCATGGCTGAACCGGAAGTGATTATACTGGACGAATTTCTTGAAGGAGTGGACCAGCAGTCCCGCCAGCAGTTGATGCGGGCGATAGATACAGCCGCAGCAAACGGAACAACCATCATCTGCTCCGCCCATCGCAAAGAGGAGCTCCCATCCTGCATTAACCGGACACTTTATATTCGCGATGGTAAAATAGATCTTTGCAGAGATGGGAAGGGGCATGAAGTTGCTTGCGCCGCTGATCAGGAATTTAAGCGCACACCGCCGGAAGTAAACAGCATTGAACCGGGCCGGAATTTGTTCCGCCTTACTGATTCCAGCGTTGTTTTTCTCGGTAAGACCGTGCTGCACAACATCGACTGGCATATGACCGGCGGGGAAAACTGGGCTGTTCTCGGACGTAACGGCGCCGGCAAATCTACCCTGTTGCGCCTGCTTTACGGAGACGCCGCAGCTTACGCCGCTGAAGAGGAAATGGAACGTCTGCCTGAAAGAGGGGACAATCTGCGTTCCGTGCGTGGTCGTATGGGTATGGTCTCCGCCTCCATGCAGGCTTCTTTCGGTGAAGCGGTAGGAAGGCCTATCCCCATTTTTGATTTGGTTATTTCCGGTTTTTTTGCCTCGGCGGGAATATTGGATGAAATTTCAGATGAAATGCGTGAAAAAACATGGGAGTGGATGCGTTTTTTCGGCATAGAAGATCTGGCCGAAAGACCGATGGAACAGGTTTCCTACGGTCAACTGCGTAAAGCTTTTATCGCCCGGGCATTGATTGCCGGTCCGGATGTGCTGCTGCTCGATGAACCGTTGGCCGGTGTCGACGAAGAATCGCGTCGGGAAATCTACCAATTGCTGGAACTTCTGGCCAAGGCCGGTGTGGCTATGGTTTACGTGAGCCATCATCGGGAAGAGCTGATTCCGTCCATCTCTCATGTTCTTGAAATTGCGGATGGCCGGGTAGCATTCCGGGGAACCAAGGAAGATTATTTCAAGCTTGACGCTTAA
- a CDS encoding TSUP family transporter, protein MIKPSGRHIFLFFALLVLLCPDLLSAADIKIPEYIGRINNPYILPNGTGPGFFMCTVIGLVTGMLSAVIGAGGGLLVVPALMTAGVSGIYAVGSELFRLFIFSTIESVRMGINKRIKYTLALIMTVGTVLGGVAGYALCKTVFIADPAGSDIFISVMITFWLIIYAFIIIPDFRDDARKYALEMLRKEKEKESQQGAVNTQPEPPAKPKEAEQKEDTQSPDKAPAEDKADPKPEEEQKTDQPKTELEHKPQFEDELYPDEEPWPIARSMRSLKIPPYLKFPSTFKEKEDELEPAELKRDGTERDLDAEDEQEKLERIPVLPIFFMTVVGGFFMALTGSGGVILTFTIMTKGFGCVAALVAGTDLARLALSAGGLTMSTYGLNGFINIYCITGLIFGTITGLHLGSKGLKNILPYRAKGLVALLVISVIINRVLALPTLLRKAGASIDPELAGTFDSSGTYILMIGAGIFGGWITFAFLSHLYKSLQPASKQGASK, encoded by the coding sequence ATGATCAAACCTTCCGGGCGACACATATTCTTATTTTTCGCATTGCTTGTCCTACTCTGTCCGGACCTGCTCAGCGCGGCTGACATCAAAATCCCCGAATATATAGGAAGGATAAACAATCCGTACATCCTCCCGAACGGAACTGGACCGGGCTTCTTCATGTGTACAGTAATCGGACTTGTCACCGGGATGCTCAGCGCGGTCATAGGCGCGGGCGGAGGCCTGCTTGTAGTTCCGGCTCTGATGACAGCCGGAGTCAGCGGGATATACGCTGTGGGATCGGAGCTGTTCCGTTTATTTATTTTCAGCACCATCGAATCTGTGCGCATGGGAATTAATAAACGCATTAAATACACTCTGGCCCTGATCATGACCGTGGGCACTGTTCTGGGAGGAGTGGCCGGATATGCGCTTTGCAAAACCGTCTTCATCGCCGACCCTGCCGGAAGCGATATTTTCATCTCCGTCATGATCACTTTCTGGCTGATTATCTACGCCTTCATTATTATCCCTGACTTCAGGGATGATGCCCGCAAGTACGCCCTGGAAATGCTGAGAAAGGAAAAAGAGAAGGAAAGCCAGCAAGGAGCCGTGAACACTCAGCCGGAACCGCCTGCAAAACCGAAAGAAGCTGAGCAGAAGGAAGACACACAATCCCCGGATAAAGCCCCGGCTGAAGATAAAGCAGATCCTAAACCAGAAGAAGAGCAAAAAACGGATCAACCGAAAACGGAACTCGAGCATAAGCCGCAATTCGAGGATGAATTATACCCCGATGAAGAACCGTGGCCCATCGCCCGCAGTATGCGAAGCTTAAAGATTCCGCCTTACCTTAAATTCCCTTCAACCTTCAAAGAGAAAGAAGATGAACTGGAGCCCGCAGAACTGAAACGGGACGGAACGGAACGCGATCTAGATGCCGAGGATGAGCAGGAGAAACTCGAACGGATTCCCGTGCTACCCATATTCTTTATGACTGTCGTCGGCGGTTTTTTTATGGCTCTGACCGGTTCCGGCGGGGTTATCCTGACCTTCACCATCATGACCAAAGGATTCGGATGCGTTGCCGCCCTTGTAGCCGGAACCGACCTCGCGAGGCTGGCCCTATCCGCTGGCGGGTTGACCATGTCCACATATGGCCTGAACGGTTTCATAAACATCTACTGCATCACGGGATTGATTTTCGGAACTATCACCGGATTGCATCTGGGCAGCAAAGGGCTGAAGAATATTTTGCCGTACCGGGCCAAGGGGCTGGTTGCCCTGCTGGTTATCTCAGTGATTATCAACCGAGTACTAGCCCTACCTACCCTGCTGCGGAAGGCAGGGGCTTCTATTGATCCTGAACTAGCAGGCACCTTTGATTCCAGCGGAACATACATCCTGATGATCGGAGCCGGAATCTTCGGGGGCTGGATAACCTTCGCATTCCTCAGTCACTTATATAAATCCCTGCAACCGGCATCGAAACAGGGGGCAAGCAAATGA